Proteins encoded together in one Kingella oralis window:
- the tilS gene encoding tRNA lysidine(34) synthetase TilS, whose translation MELDTTFLALNSVSGCLELSFFYCETMPLTPQAIAPHIPAHQRICLALSGGVDSIVLLHLLAGLRASHPFTLSAVHVHHGLNPDADQWLDFCREACIRLSVPFAAERVRVRPKGQGIEAAARAARYAVFAAQPCDAVALAHHQDDQIETFFLAALRGGGIRALAAMPPSREWQGKTLLRPLLAYSRAEIEAYATAHNLAHVNDSSNQDPGLLRNWLRHQMLPRLVFRLPHAAAHIQSTITTLQDEHALLNEIIAEDWQRIHTPRNQFSRPAWQQLSPLRRRQMLHRFAHVHNLGTPSKRSLADFARVLDQAAHSATWQLPHGKALLHRQILFPLPNRLFNSLAWQQPQIGSLKTIAAQAGLTWQPENDAVRTLSGCLRCASKHDSIALPHGRGHKNVFQLLQEHGVPPALRPAWAVIADSQNRCIAVANIRSDACLQGAMLHSEALARFQAA comes from the coding sequence TTGGAACTTGACACAACATTTTTAGCGCTGAACTCCGTTTCAGGCTGCCTTGAACTCTCCTTTTTCTATTGCGAAACCATGCCGCTCACCCCCCAAGCCATCGCCCCGCACATCCCCGCGCATCAACGCATCTGCCTCGCCCTTAGCGGCGGCGTGGATTCCATCGTGCTGCTGCATCTGCTCGCCGGTTTGCGCGCCAGCCATCCGTTCACCCTATCTGCGGTACACGTTCACCACGGCTTAAACCCCGATGCCGACCAATGGCTAGACTTTTGCCGCGAAGCCTGCATCCGATTAAGCGTTCCGTTTGCCGCCGAGCGCGTGCGCGTCCGGCCCAAAGGGCAGGGCATAGAAGCCGCCGCCCGCGCCGCCCGCTATGCCGTGTTCGCCGCCCAGCCCTGCGATGCCGTCGCGCTGGCGCACCATCAAGACGACCAAATCGAAACCTTTTTCCTAGCCGCCCTGCGCGGCGGCGGCATCCGCGCCCTAGCCGCCATGCCGCCCAGCCGCGAGTGGCAAGGCAAAACCCTGCTGCGCCCGCTGCTGGCATACAGCCGCGCCGAAATTGAAGCCTACGCCACCGCGCACAACCTCGCTCATGTAAACGACAGCAGCAACCAAGACCCCGGCCTGCTGCGCAACTGGCTGCGCCACCAAATGCTGCCGCGACTCGTTTTCAGGCTGCCGCACGCCGCCGCCCACATCCAAAGCACCATCACCACGCTGCAAGACGAACACGCGCTGTTAAACGAAATCATCGCCGAAGACTGGCAGCGCATCCACACACCGCGCAACCAATTCTCCCGCCCAGCATGGCAGCAACTCAGCCCGCTACGCCGTCGCCAAATGCTGCACCGCTTCGCCCATGTGCACAACCTAGGCACGCCCAGCAAACGCAGCCTTGCCGACTTCGCCCGCGTGCTAGACCAAGCCGCCCACAGCGCCACATGGCAGCTGCCGCACGGCAAAGCGCTGTTGCACCGCCAAATCCTGTTCCCGCTGCCCAACCGCCTGTTCAACAGCCTTGCATGGCAGCAGCCACAAATCGGCAGCCTGAAAACCATTGCCGCACAAGCAGGCTTGACATGGCAGCCTGAAAACGATGCCGTGCGCACGCTTTCAGGCTGCCTCCGATGCGCCAGCAAACACGACAGCATCGCCCTGCCGCATGGGCGCGGGCATAAAAACGTGTTCCAACTGCTGCAAGAACACGGCGTTCCGCCCGCCCTGCGCCCCGCATGGGCAGTTATCGCCGACAGCCAAAACCGCTGCATTGCCGTGGCCAACATCCGCTCCGATGCCTGCCTGCAAGGCGCGATGCTGCACAGCGAAGCGTTGGCACGCTTTCAGGCAGCCTGA
- a CDS encoding FixH family protein produces MTGPQQTITPQPTKPAPWYKHRWPWILMSGPAAVVVAGFYTFYLAKTHADEMVTDDYYKEGKYINMQIERDEAAAQRRIQAQVLFNHDGTAAKIFISGDFDKNVPMQLLLLHPAKKAYDQTVPLKASNAPPSGDKTEYTAAFNALPPAVHWYLRLEDTQGKWRVESKWEPKAGNATMLMPKFDEMSASGAGR; encoded by the coding sequence ATGACCGGTCCACAGCAAACCATCACGCCGCAGCCCACCAAACCCGCCCCGTGGTACAAACACCGCTGGCCGTGGATACTGATGAGCGGGCCTGCCGCCGTGGTGGTGGCGGGGTTTTACACGTTTTACCTTGCCAAAACGCACGCCGACGAAATGGTAACCGACGATTACTACAAAGAAGGCAAATACATCAATATGCAGATTGAGCGCGATGAAGCCGCCGCCCAACGCCGCATCCAAGCGCAAGTGTTGTTTAACCACGATGGCACCGCCGCCAAAATCTTTATCAGCGGCGATTTTGACAAAAACGTGCCCATGCAACTGTTGCTGCTGCACCCCGCCAAAAAAGCCTACGACCAAACTGTGCCGCTCAAAGCCAGCAACGCGCCGCCATCGGGCGATAAAACCGAATACACCGCCGCGTTCAACGCCTTGCCGCCCGCCGTGCATTGGTATTTGCGGCTGGAAGACACGCAAGGCAAATGGCGCGTGGAAAGCAAATGGGAGCCGAAAGCGGGCAATGCCACCATGCTGATGCCGAAGTTTGATGAGATGAGCGCGAGCGGGGCGGGGCGGTAA
- the ccoG gene encoding cytochrome c oxidase accessory protein CcoG yields MPSHPQGQPEIPQPAPKAATKPAVKEQVIQFHSSKRIHPKRAIGKFANLRVLMIVATQLFFYGMPWIMWHGRQAVLFNIEERHFYLFSMVLEPADMLYLAGLMIVSAFGLFWWTTIAGRLWCGYSCPQTVYTEIMLWIDHLVEGDRNKRLKLDKEPWNFHKIRIKALKYLVIFIVAAWTGITFSGWFVPIRQFVPAIFAGTAGSVALGTAAFYGFVTWLFGHILREKVCLHMCPYARFQSAMFDHDTLVISYDVERGEPRGARKKNASKEDTQLGDCINCTMCVQVCPTGIDIRDGLQYQCIGCAACIDACDEIMDKMGYPRGLIRYTTEAVLKHEYTDADVKKRLLRPKVVGYGVVLLVAVIGLCVGLATRATVQIDVIKDRGVMVRENKEGLLENSYNLSISNASEQTQIIQASVSGLDDIRLTGLPENGISIKGGDIITVPVQVATQPEYAEKGSHPIQFTFKYRVAGQPENEARVLQEKSIFIGE; encoded by the coding sequence ATGCCATCCCACCCACAAGGGCAGCCTGAAATCCCGCAACCTGCTCCCAAAGCCGCCACCAAGCCCGCAGTCAAAGAACAAGTCATCCAGTTCCACAGCAGCAAACGCATCCACCCCAAGCGCGCCATCGGCAAATTTGCCAACCTGCGCGTGTTGATGATTGTCGCCACCCAGCTTTTTTTCTACGGCATGCCGTGGATTATGTGGCACGGGCGGCAAGCCGTGTTGTTCAACATCGAAGAGCGCCATTTTTACCTGTTCAGCATGGTGCTGGAACCCGCCGATATGCTTTATCTGGCGGGCTTGATGATTGTGTCCGCCTTCGGACTGTTTTGGTGGACCACCATCGCAGGGCGGCTGTGGTGCGGCTATTCTTGCCCGCAAACCGTGTACACCGAAATCATGCTGTGGATAGACCATTTGGTTGAGGGCGACCGCAACAAACGCCTGAAACTGGACAAAGAGCCGTGGAATTTCCACAAAATCCGCATCAAGGCGCTGAAATACCTCGTTATCTTTATCGTTGCCGCGTGGACGGGGATTACGTTTTCAGGTTGGTTCGTGCCGATTCGCCAATTTGTGCCTGCTATTTTTGCAGGCACAGCAGGCAGCGTTGCGCTGGGCACCGCCGCTTTTTACGGTTTCGTAACCTGGCTGTTTGGGCATATTTTGCGCGAAAAAGTGTGCCTGCATATGTGCCCCTACGCCCGCTTCCAAAGCGCGATGTTTGACCACGACACGCTGGTGATTTCCTACGATGTGGAGCGCGGCGAACCACGCGGCGCGCGCAAAAAAAACGCCAGCAAAGAAGATACCCAGCTGGGCGATTGCATCAACTGCACCATGTGCGTGCAAGTGTGCCCTACAGGCATCGACATCCGCGACGGCCTGCAATACCAATGCATCGGTTGCGCCGCCTGCATTGATGCCTGCGACGAAATCATGGACAAAATGGGCTACCCGCGCGGCTTAATCCGCTACACCACCGAAGCCGTGCTCAAACACGAATACACCGATGCCGATGTGAAAAAACGCCTGCTGCGCCCGAAAGTGGTGGGCTACGGCGTTGTGTTGCTGGTGGCGGTAATTGGTCTATGTGTGGGGCTAGCAACCCGCGCCACCGTGCAAATTGACGTGATTAAAGACCGTGGCGTGATGGTGCGCGAAAACAAAGAAGGCTTGCTGGAAAACAGCTACAACCTGAGCATCAGCAACGCCAGCGAACAAACGCAAATCATCCAAGCCAGCGTGTCGGGGCTGGACGACATCCGCCTCACAGGGCTGCCTGAAAACGGCATCAGCATCAAAGGCGGCGACATCATCACCGTGCCCGTGCAAGTGGCAACGCAGCCTGAATACGCCGAAAAAGGCAGCCATCCCATCCAGTTCACTTTCAAATACCGCGTGGCAGGGCAGCCTGAAAACGAAGCGCGCGTGTTGCAGGAAAAATCCATTTTCATCGGAGAATAA
- the folP gene encoding dihydropteroate synthase translates to MHTIWQTARFTLDLSAPKIMGIINITPDSFSDGGTYSQSVQAALKHAEQLLEDGADILDIGGESTRPNADYVPPETEWQRVQPILAELARWNVPVSLDTRRAGVMRAALERGWADIINDVQGLEDAGAVEIVAQSRAGVCLMHMKGLPENMQNNPQYGDIAAEVAQYLDARAAACLAAGIAAERLVLDVGFGFGKTLAHNIALMQQLNRLPLRHDLPQLVGVSRKSMIGALTGREVPAERVAGSVAAALFAVRQGAKIVRVHDVKETRDALRVWQALSAG, encoded by the coding sequence ATGCACACCATTTGGCAAACCGCCCGTTTCACGCTAGACCTGAGCGCGCCCAAAATCATGGGCATCATCAACATCACGCCCGATTCGTTTTCCGACGGAGGAACGTATTCGCAAAGCGTTCAGGCTGCCTTAAAGCACGCCGAGCAGCTGCTTGAAGACGGGGCGGATATTTTGGACATTGGCGGCGAATCCACGCGCCCGAATGCGGATTATGTGCCGCCCGAGACGGAATGGCAGCGCGTGCAGCCGATTTTGGCGGAGCTGGCGCGTTGGAATGTGCCAGTTAGCTTGGACACGCGCCGCGCCGGCGTGATGCGGGCGGCGCTGGAACGCGGCTGGGCGGACATCATCAACGATGTGCAGGGCTTGGAGGATGCGGGCGCGGTGGAGATTGTGGCGCAGTCGCGGGCGGGCGTGTGTTTGATGCACATGAAAGGGCTGCCTGAAAACATGCAAAACAATCCGCAATACGGCGACATCGCGGCGGAGGTGGCGCAGTATCTGGATGCGCGGGCGGCGGCTTGCCTTGCGGCGGGCATCGCCGCCGAGCGGCTGGTGTTGGACGTGGGCTTTGGCTTTGGCAAAACGCTGGCGCACAACATCGCGCTGATGCAGCAACTGAACCGTTTGCCCTTGCGGCACGATTTGCCGCAGCTGGTGGGCGTGTCGCGCAAGAGCATGATTGGCGCGCTAACGGGGCGCGAAGTGCCCGCCGAGCGCGTGGCGGGCAGCGTTGCCGCCGCGCTGTTTGCCGTGCGGCAGGGGGCGAAGATTGTGCGCGTGCACGATGTGAAGGAAACGCGCGATGCGCTGCGGGTGTGGCAGGCGTTGAGCGCGGGGTGA
- the pepN gene encoding aminopeptidase N translates to MSTQTVKHLTDYRPLAHRIPQVKLTFTLSPTATTVEAELHVIPQPNAPQSLTLDGNATLLALSLNGERQPETAYTQTAENLTLHRVPAEPFVLHITTQINPEANQTLNGLYASGGNLYTQCEPEGFRTMTYYLDRPDNMAVFTTKIIADAAQYPVLLSNGNLVDSGSLKNGQHYAVWHDPFAKPSYLFALVAGDLAVNRSSFTTQSGREVAIQFYTRAEDAGKVAHAMQSLKHAMRWDETRFGLEYDLDVFMVVAVGDFNMGAMENKGLNIFNTKYVLADAHTATDADFEGVESVIGHEYFHNWTGNRVTCRDWFQLSLKEGLTVFRDQEFSGDRASRAVRRIENVQTLRQFQFAEDASPMAHPVRPASYVEMNNFYTATVYEKGAEVVRMYHTLLGEAGFQRGMKLYFERHDGQAVTCDDFRAAMADANGVDLDQFALWYSQAGTPTLDVSGSLKANGDYVLHIKQTLPDTPDMPAHAKQPMMIPVKTALFNEHGEQVAFRQPESSQTNVSGCLNTAGTQGQPETVLILTQAEQTFVLQPETPAQSITPSLLRGFSAPVHLNFDYTDAQLALLLAHDTDPYARWEAAQTLYRRAIAANEAALAHGTPPAQPVALINALRQAISDAALDPAFKALLLKVPAESELWSEREHINPVQTTAAREALLDALAHSLHGELLAAALNAREAEQADKRGKQIAVYEYTPEDAAQRALQYASFNLICRYDEQATIEQVFEHYDEMARKNMTHEWGILSAINHNPDDKRNQLLARFAAKFADQPLVMDKYFSLIASSRRSDTLAQVQAALHHPQFALTNPNKVRALIGTFARNTPYFHAADGSGYAFVAQKICEINAFNPQIAAGLARAFNLLKRLEPHRQNLMRNELTKLAAMESLSKDVREIVEKILG, encoded by the coding sequence ATGTCCACCCAAACCGTCAAACACCTCACCGACTACCGCCCCCTCGCCCACCGCATCCCCCAAGTCAAACTCACCTTCACCCTCTCCCCCACCGCCACCACCGTAGAAGCCGAGTTGCACGTCATCCCCCAGCCCAACGCCCCGCAAAGCCTCACGCTCGACGGCAACGCCACCCTGCTCGCCCTATCGCTCAACGGCGAAAGGCAGCCTGAAACCGCCTACACCCAAACCGCCGAAAATCTCACGCTCCACCGCGTACCAGCCGAGCCGTTTGTGCTTCACATCACCACCCAAATCAACCCCGAAGCCAACCAAACCCTCAACGGCTTATACGCCTCAGGCGGCAATCTCTACACCCAATGCGAGCCCGAAGGCTTTCGCACCATGACTTATTACCTAGACCGCCCCGACAACATGGCGGTGTTTACCACCAAAATCATCGCCGATGCCGCGCAATACCCCGTGTTGCTGTCCAACGGCAATCTGGTGGATTCAGGCAGCCTGAAAAACGGGCAACACTACGCCGTGTGGCACGACCCCTTTGCCAAGCCATCCTATTTATTCGCGCTGGTGGCGGGCGATTTAGCCGTCAACCGCAGCAGCTTCACCACCCAAAGCGGGCGCGAAGTCGCCATCCAGTTCTACACCCGCGCCGAAGATGCGGGCAAAGTCGCCCACGCCATGCAATCGCTCAAACACGCGATGCGCTGGGACGAAACCCGCTTTGGCTTGGAATACGATTTAGACGTGTTTATGGTCGTTGCCGTGGGCGATTTCAACATGGGCGCAATGGAAAACAAAGGCTTAAACATCTTCAACACCAAATATGTGCTGGCGGATGCGCACACCGCCACCGATGCCGATTTTGAAGGCGTAGAAAGCGTGATTGGACACGAATACTTCCACAACTGGACAGGCAACCGCGTAACCTGCCGTGACTGGTTTCAGCTCTCGCTCAAAGAAGGCTTAACCGTGTTCCGCGACCAAGAATTTTCGGGTGACCGAGCCAGCAGAGCCGTGCGCCGCATAGAAAACGTGCAAACCCTGCGCCAATTTCAGTTTGCCGAAGATGCCAGCCCGATGGCGCATCCCGTGCGCCCCGCCAGCTATGTGGAAATGAACAATTTTTACACCGCCACCGTGTATGAAAAAGGCGCGGAAGTGGTGCGCATGTATCACACCCTGTTGGGCGAAGCGGGCTTCCAGCGCGGCATGAAGCTCTATTTTGAACGCCACGACGGGCAAGCCGTTACCTGCGACGATTTTCGCGCCGCAATGGCGGATGCCAACGGCGTGGACCTAGACCAATTTGCCCTGTGGTACAGCCAAGCCGGCACGCCCACGCTCGACGTTTCAGGCAGCCTGAAAGCCAACGGCGACTACGTTTTGCACATCAAGCAAACCCTGCCCGACACCCCCGATATGCCCGCCCACGCCAAACAGCCGATGATGATACCCGTCAAAACCGCCCTATTTAACGAACACGGCGAGCAAGTAGCGTTTAGGCAGCCTGAAAGTAGTCAAACCAACGTTTCAGGCTGCCTCAACACAGCGGGCACACAAGGGCAGCCTGAAACCGTGCTTATCCTCACCCAAGCCGAGCAAACCTTCGTGTTGCAGCCTGAAACGCCCGCCCAAAGCATCACCCCCTCGCTGCTGCGCGGCTTCTCCGCCCCCGTGCACCTCAATTTTGACTACACCGACGCCCAACTCGCCCTGCTGCTTGCCCACGACACCGACCCCTACGCCCGCTGGGAAGCCGCGCAAACCCTATACCGCCGCGCCATCGCCGCCAACGAAGCCGCGCTGGCGCACGGCACGCCGCCCGCCCAGCCCGTCGCCCTCATCAACGCCCTGCGCCAAGCCATCAGCGATGCCGCGCTAGACCCAGCCTTCAAAGCCCTGCTGCTCAAAGTCCCCGCCGAAAGCGAGCTATGGAGCGAGCGCGAACACATCAACCCCGTGCAAACCACCGCCGCCCGCGAAGCCCTGCTGGACGCGCTCGCCCACAGCCTGCACGGCGAGCTGCTTGCCGCCGCGCTCAACGCCCGCGAAGCCGAGCAAGCCGACAAACGCGGCAAACAAATCGCCGTGTACGAATACACCCCCGAAGATGCCGCTCAACGCGCCCTGCAATACGCCAGCTTCAACCTCATCTGCCGCTACGACGAACAAGCCACCATAGAGCAAGTGTTTGAACACTACGACGAAATGGCACGCAAAAACATGACCCACGAATGGGGCATCCTCTCCGCCATCAACCACAACCCCGACGACAAACGCAACCAACTGCTCGCCCGCTTCGCCGCCAAATTCGCCGACCAACCCCTAGTGATGGACAAATATTTCAGCCTGATTGCATCCAGCCGCCGCAGCGACACCCTCGCCCAAGTGCAAGCCGCCCTGCACCACCCGCAATTTGCCCTCACCAACCCCAACAAAGTGCGCGCCCTCATCGGCACATTTGCCCGCAACACCCCGTATTTTCACGCCGCCGATGGCTCGGGCTACGCCTTTGTTGCGCAAAAAATCTGCGAAATCAACGCCTTCAATCCGCAAATCGCCGCAGGGCTGGCGCGCGCGTTCAATTTGCTCAAACGCTTGGAACCGCACCGCCAAAACCTGATGCGCAACGAACTGACCAAACTCGCCGCGATGGAAAGTTTGTCCAAAGACGTGCGCGAAATTGTGGAGAAAATTTTGGGCTAG
- a CDS encoding cytochrome b: MDNTQYYGALSRFFHWTMAAAFAFMLFTAIQFKQENYSWMGAHKTTGFVLTILVVLRVIWAAMNAKNRPHGTLPVKLGHAAIYALMIAVPAIALIRQAGSTRGDLVVFGMTIMQKAPVQVDWMTNLGNALHGKLGFLLFALALGHIVMAVVHQAKGEKIINRMIGK, translated from the coding sequence ATGGATAACACCCAATACTACGGCGCGCTAAGCCGCTTTTTCCACTGGACAATGGCGGCGGCGTTTGCCTTTATGCTGTTTACGGCGATTCAATTCAAACAAGAAAATTACAGCTGGATGGGCGCGCACAAAACCACAGGCTTCGTGCTCACCATTTTGGTGGTGCTGCGCGTGATTTGGGCGGCGATGAACGCGAAAAACCGTCCGCACGGCACGCTGCCGGTGAAACTGGGACACGCCGCTATTTACGCGCTGATGATTGCCGTGCCGGCGATTGCTTTGATTCGCCAAGCAGGTTCAACGCGCGGCGATTTGGTTGTGTTCGGCATGACCATCATGCAAAAAGCCCCCGTGCAAGTGGACTGGATGACCAACTTAGGCAACGCGCTGCATGGCAAGCTCGGCTTTTTGCTGTTCGCGCTGGCGCTGGGGCATATCGTGATGGCGGTTGTGCATCAGGCGAAGGGTGAAAAAATCATCAACCGCATGATTGGAAAATAA
- a CDS encoding DNA internalization-related competence protein ComEC/Rec2 translates to MPSFLFPNTLYLAALCLGIMASFRLPSVGAWQLWAAALLALSTWAVCSAKRRRLAQFQAALALICALAGAAYGMMRTQNALNHQWTVADSAQSVLLRVAVTGLPERDELGRTRFVGVGQADDGRSYRLLFADYAARDWRVGEVWQVKARVKVAVGMRNAVGFDSEAWALANGLDGTASLAKERFRLPQQARWTWFNRQREAVVRAWQGAAARYPQGAGLMRALAVGDKSGVSAQTWAAVRPLGLNHLLSISGLHVGMVGYLAAWLATLLLRVLPRVPQSPRVWASAAGWAAAVVYAGLAGFDVPALRSVLMIGVFALAWARQQRAGSWHTWWTAMAVVLLWQPAAALSAGFGLSFGLVGALIWATAGRKTPRDVLDYIHNDDFRLPQLTWRDKLRLAAQAQWAATLLGGVATIALFGLLPVFSPLANALAIPLFSWLLAPLALLASALPFDAPKLAAAWLGENVVAAIQWAGARLPEMAFAHAPAPLLALAAASALVLLLPQGTRLKPLACCALAAFALYRPPVFTAQQGSLKITVWDVGQGLSVLLQTQSHNILYDSGTAYAAEMALLPNLRAAGITRLDAVIASHHDDDHDGGLPAVQQRYPDAALWAGQPENYPRAQYCQSGKTWTADGVYFEWLTLPHTPATPDNDASCVLRAIAGSYALLITGDLSARGEAQLIAQYGDALQSDVLVLGHHGSQSSSSSAFIHHVAPRWAIASSGFANAYHHPHPDVIHRLAAHGVTLLRTDTQGAWVITLAGDEISVAQMARAKYWWQKKPFDGA, encoded by the coding sequence ATGCCGTCATTCCTCTTCCCCAATACCCTTTACCTTGCCGCGCTGTGTTTGGGCATCATGGCGAGTTTCAGGCTGCCTAGCGTTGGGGCGTGGCAGCTTTGGGCGGCGGCGTTGTTGGCATTATCAACATGGGCGGTTTGCAGCGCGAAACGCCGTCGCCTTGCCCAGTTTCAGGCTGCCTTGGCGCTTATTTGTGCGCTGGCGGGCGCGGCTTATGGCATGATGCGCACGCAAAATGCGCTTAATCATCAATGGACTGTTGCCGATTCGGCGCAGTCCGTTTTATTGCGCGTGGCGGTTACGGGGCTGCCCGAGCGCGATGAGCTGGGCAGAACGCGCTTTGTGGGCGTGGGGCAGGCGGATGATGGGCGCTCGTATCGGCTGTTGTTTGCGGATTATGCGGCGCGGGATTGGCGCGTGGGCGAAGTGTGGCAGGTGAAGGCGCGGGTGAAGGTGGCGGTGGGGATGCGCAATGCGGTGGGGTTTGACAGCGAAGCGTGGGCGTTGGCAAATGGTTTGGATGGCACGGCTTCGTTGGCAAAGGAGCGTTTCAGGCTGCCTCAGCAGGCGCGGTGGACGTGGTTTAACCGGCAGCGCGAGGCGGTGGTGCGCGCTTGGCAGGGCGCGGCGGCGCGTTATCCGCAGGGGGCAGGGCTGATGCGCGCGCTGGCGGTGGGCGATAAAAGCGGCGTGTCGGCGCAAACTTGGGCGGCGGTGCGCCCGCTGGGGCTGAATCATTTGTTGAGCATTTCGGGGCTGCACGTGGGCATGGTGGGTTATCTGGCGGCTTGGCTGGCAACGCTGTTGCTGCGCGTGTTGCCGCGTGTGCCGCAGTCGCCGCGTGTGTGGGCTTCGGCGGCGGGCTGGGCGGCGGCGGTGGTTTATGCGGGGCTGGCAGGGTTTGATGTGCCTGCGCTGCGCAGCGTGTTGATGATTGGCGTGTTTGCGCTGGCGTGGGCGCGGCAGCAGCGGGCAGGCTCGTGGCACACTTGGTGGACGGCGATGGCGGTGGTGTTGCTGTGGCAGCCTGCGGCGGCGTTGTCGGCGGGGTTCGGGCTATCGTTCGGGCTGGTGGGCGCGTTGATTTGGGCGACGGCGGGGCGAAAAACGCCGCGCGATGTGCTGGACTACATCCATAACGATGATTTCAGGCTGCCGCAATTAACGTGGCGCGACAAGCTGCGGTTGGCGGCGCAGGCGCAATGGGCGGCGACGCTGCTGGGCGGGGTGGCGACTATTGCGCTGTTTGGCTTGCTGCCTGTGTTTTCGCCACTTGCCAACGCGCTGGCGATTCCGCTGTTTTCGTGGCTACTCGCGCCGCTGGCGTTATTGGCATCCGCCTTGCCGTTTGACGCACCCAAGCTGGCGGCAGCTTGGCTGGGCGAAAACGTGGTGGCGGCGATTCAATGGGCGGGGGCGCGGCTGCCCGAAATGGCGTTTGCCCACGCGCCTGCGCCGTTGCTGGCATTGGCGGCGGCGAGCGCACTGGTGTTGCTGTTGCCCCAAGGCACGCGCCTCAAACCGCTGGCGTGTTGCGCTTTGGCGGCGTTTGCGCTGTATCGCCCGCCCGTGTTTACGGCACAACAAGGCAGCCTGAAAATCACCGTGTGGGATGTGGGGCAGGGCTTATCCGTGTTGCTGCAAACCCAGTCGCACAATATTTTGTATGACAGCGGCACCGCCTACGCCGCTGAAATGGCGCTGCTGCCCAACCTGCGCGCCGCAGGCATCACGCGCTTGGATGCCGTCATCGCCTCGCACCACGACGATGACCACGACGGCGGTTTGCCCGCCGTGCAACAGCGTTACCCCGACGCCGCGCTATGGGCAGGGCAGCCTGAAAACTACCCCCGCGCCCAATACTGCCAAAGCGGCAAAACATGGACGGCAGACGGCGTGTATTTTGAATGGCTCACGCTGCCGCACACGCCCGCCACCCCCGACAACGACGCAAGCTGCGTGCTCCGTGCCATCGCAGGCAGCTACGCGCTGCTGATTACGGGCGATTTAAGCGCGCGCGGCGAAGCGCAACTCATCGCGCAATACGGCGACGCGCTGCAAAGCGACGTGCTGGTTTTGGGACACCATGGCAGCCAATCATCCAGCAGCAGCGCGTTTATCCACCACGTTGCCCCGCGCTGGGCGATTGCCAGCAGCGGCTTTGCCAACGCCTACCATCACCCGCATCCCGATGTTATCCACCGCCTCGCCGCGCACGGCGTAACCCTACTGCGCACCGACACCCAAGGCGCGTGGGTGATAACGCTGGCAGGCGATGAAATCAGCGTGGCGCAGATGGCGCGGGCGAAATACTGGTGGCAGAAAAAGCCGTTTGACGGCGCGTAA
- the htpX gene encoding protease HtpX: MKRIALFLATNLAVILVISIVLSVLGINSRSGGMGQMLAYAAVVGFTGSIISLLLSKTMAKHSVGAQVITTPRSEVEAWLLQTVQNQAQQWNLKTPEVAIYQSPEPNAFATGATRNSSLVAVSTGLLNSMTRDEVEAVLAHEMAHVGNGDMVTLTLIQGVVNTFVVFFARIIASVVAQGRGDSESSNNGIYLAVNFVLQLLFGFLASFIVMWFSRQREYRADAGAAKLVGAPKMIAALQRLKGHSSDLPKDMTAMGIASEAKDSLLSTHPSLDNRIARLQMM, encoded by the coding sequence ATGAAACGCATCGCCCTTTTTCTTGCCACCAACCTTGCCGTCATCCTCGTTATCAGCATCGTGTTAAGCGTGCTGGGCATCAACTCCCGCAGCGGCGGTATGGGACAAATGCTCGCCTACGCCGCCGTAGTCGGCTTCACCGGCTCCATCATTTCCCTGCTGTTGTCCAAAACCATGGCGAAGCACTCCGTGGGCGCGCAAGTCATCACCACGCCGCGCAGCGAAGTGGAAGCATGGCTGCTGCAAACCGTGCAAAACCAAGCCCAGCAATGGAACTTGAAAACGCCCGAAGTCGCCATCTACCAATCGCCCGAACCCAACGCCTTCGCCACAGGCGCAACCCGCAACAGCTCGCTGGTTGCTGTGTCCACAGGCTTGCTCAACAGCATGACGCGCGACGAAGTGGAAGCCGTGTTGGCGCACGAAATGGCACACGTCGGCAACGGTGACATGGTAACGCTCACGCTGATTCAAGGCGTGGTGAACACGTTTGTTGTCTTCTTCGCCCGCATCATCGCCAGCGTGGTGGCGCAAGGGCGCGGCGACAGCGAATCCAGCAACAACGGCATTTATTTGGCAGTGAACTTTGTGTTGCAACTGCTGTTTGGCTTCCTGGCCAGCTTTATCGTGATGTGGTTTAGCCGCCAACGCGAATACCGCGCCGACGCAGGCGCAGCCAAATTGGTGGGCGCGCCCAAAATGATCGCCGCCCTGCAACGCCTAAAAGGGCACAGCAGCGACCTGCCCAAAGACATGACCGCAATGGGCATCGCCAGCGAAGCCAAAGATTCGCTGTTGAGCACCCATCCCTCGCTGGATAACCGCATCGCACGGCTGCAAATGATGTAA